A stretch of Gemmatimonas aurantiaca T-27 DNA encodes these proteins:
- a CDS encoding AraC family transcriptional regulator gives MASLLAAVASGSVSLTVAEAGGPHHTSSVRAVLQLREAFPAHALVAWCDLRRIDTGQLLELARAGIQDIVREEQDELPHIFSRILATARQRSVASQIVVLLEDLVPRRLRPMLEHGLEHAGEHIDRDEFAAVFGMTRRTLHNRFLRAGLPSPRPFLTWCRLLVASALLEQPGHTLDSVAGVLDFPDGGSLGQYLRRYTGSNVTQLRDRGILHTTIGALRSQLAELAEAARTAAATELGAASDAPTDSVASDTTANPAPKPTPNTTHSLPLPGVRG, from the coding sequence GTGGCTTCGCTCCTGGCCGCCGTCGCTTCAGGCAGTGTATCACTTACCGTCGCAGAAGCCGGTGGCCCACATCACACTTCCAGCGTTCGCGCCGTCTTGCAGTTGCGGGAAGCGTTTCCTGCCCATGCCCTCGTTGCCTGGTGCGACCTGCGCCGCATCGACACCGGTCAGTTGCTCGAACTGGCACGGGCCGGCATTCAGGATATCGTCCGTGAAGAACAAGACGAACTGCCCCACATCTTTTCCCGCATTCTGGCCACCGCGCGTCAACGCAGTGTGGCCTCGCAGATCGTCGTCCTGCTCGAAGATCTTGTACCGCGCCGCCTGCGGCCCATGCTCGAACACGGCCTGGAGCACGCGGGCGAGCACATCGATCGCGATGAGTTTGCGGCCGTCTTCGGCATGACCCGCCGCACCCTGCACAATCGGTTCCTCCGCGCCGGCCTGCCCTCTCCCCGTCCGTTCCTGACGTGGTGTCGCCTGTTGGTGGCCAGCGCCCTGCTCGAACAGCCCGGACACACGCTCGACTCGGTCGCCGGCGTACTCGACTTTCCCGATGGGGGGTCGCTGGGCCAATACCTGCGCCGCTACACGGGGAGCAATGTCACGCAGCTCCGTGACCGCGGCATCCTGCACACCACGATCGGCGCGCTGCGGAGCCAGCTCGCGGAACTCGCCGAGGCGGCACGGACCGCCGCCGCCACCGAGCTCGGCGCGGCCTCGGATGCCCCGACGGACAGCGTGGCATCGGACACGACGGCCAACCCCGCCCCAAAGCCGACGCCCAACACCACACATTCCTTGCCCCTGCCCGGCGTCCGCGGTTAG
- a CDS encoding protein kinase domain-containing protein — protein MAQLIESLQRHLGDDFVVERELGGGGMSRVFVAFDTRLDRRVVVKLLRPELGAGVNAQRFRREILTAAALQHPLIVPVLDTGELDGVPYFLMPFVEGESLRSRLQRGALTVVETVRILRDVARALAVAHARQVVHRDIKPDNVLLANEAAVVADFGVSKAFAVARHEHDARMIGSNHSGSTTTAGVSLGTPAYMAPEQVAADPQASFPMDIYAVGVLAYEMLVGAPPFTGRSPQQVMAAHITELPAPIDERRAELPPALSALVMQCLEKDPADRPVSAAALVTALDDPQVMSGSFTPVAEGSGAVEVLRALTGGQRSAAKKRRTVWRWLIGSAVVIAVLTMVWWSGFRDGTREATDGAALPGAVESGTAALSLASAPSVAVLPFVYLSGDSTQAYIASAIADAITGALAAERDLRVSSRSAAEALQRRIASGDTTQLPVQTLVEGVVEVEGNRVRLSVRLVNAADGFTLYADRVEGERGNLFALEDDVAHGMRELLRAHFRLPAPDSVRR, from the coding sequence GTGGCCCAGTTGATCGAATCCCTGCAACGTCACCTCGGTGACGATTTTGTCGTCGAGCGTGAGCTCGGTGGCGGCGGGATGTCGCGCGTCTTCGTGGCCTTCGATACGCGGCTCGATCGTCGGGTGGTGGTGAAGTTGCTCCGGCCAGAGCTTGGAGCTGGTGTGAATGCCCAGCGCTTCCGGCGCGAGATCCTGACGGCGGCGGCGTTGCAGCATCCGCTGATTGTGCCGGTGCTCGACACCGGGGAATTGGACGGCGTGCCGTACTTCCTGATGCCGTTCGTGGAAGGCGAGTCGCTGCGTTCCCGATTGCAGCGTGGCGCGCTCACGGTGGTGGAGACAGTGCGCATTCTGCGTGACGTGGCCCGTGCACTGGCGGTGGCGCATGCGCGTCAGGTGGTGCACCGCGACATCAAGCCGGACAATGTGTTGCTCGCCAACGAGGCAGCGGTGGTGGCCGATTTTGGCGTGAGCAAAGCGTTCGCCGTGGCCCGGCACGAGCATGATGCCCGCATGATCGGTAGCAACCACTCGGGTTCGACCACCACGGCTGGCGTGTCCCTGGGCACGCCGGCGTACATGGCACCAGAACAGGTGGCCGCCGACCCGCAGGCGTCGTTTCCCATGGACATCTACGCCGTGGGTGTGCTGGCGTACGAAATGTTGGTGGGTGCACCGCCGTTCACGGGCCGTTCGCCGCAGCAAGTGATGGCTGCCCATATCACCGAGCTGCCGGCGCCGATCGACGAACGACGCGCCGAACTGCCGCCGGCGCTCTCGGCACTCGTCATGCAGTGCCTTGAAAAAGACCCGGCTGATCGGCCGGTCAGTGCGGCGGCGCTGGTCACGGCACTCGATGACCCGCAGGTGATGAGCGGCAGCTTCACCCCGGTGGCGGAGGGCAGTGGGGCGGTGGAGGTCCTGCGCGCGCTCACCGGCGGACAGCGGTCGGCCGCCAAGAAGCGCCGCACCGTGTGGCGCTGGCTGATCGGCAGCGCCGTCGTGATCGCCGTGCTGACGATGGTGTGGTGGTCGGGATTCCGGGATGGCACCCGAGAAGCGACCGACGGTGCTGCGCTTCCGGGAGCCGTGGAATCGGGCACTGCGGCACTGTCGTTGGCGTCGGCGCCCAGCGTGGCAGTACTGCCTTTTGTGTATCTGAGTGGCGACAGCACACAGGCATACATCGCCTCAGCAATCGCCGATGCCATCACCGGGGCGTTGGCCGCCGAGCGCGACCTGCGGGTGAGCTCACGCTCCGCCGCGGAAGCCCTGCAGCGTCGCATCGCATCCGGCGACACCACCCAACTGCCGGTGCAAACGCTGGTGGAAGGTGTGGTGGAAGTGGAAGGCAATCGTGTGCGCTTGTCGGTGCGGTTGGTGAACGCGGCCGACGGGTTCACGCTGTACGCCGATCGTGTGGAAGGTGAGCGCGGCAATCTGTTCGCGCTGGAAGACGATGTGGCCCATGGCATGCGGGAGTTGCTGCGCGCGCATTTCCGCCTCCCCGCGCCAGACAGCGTGCGCCGGTAG
- the rho gene encoding transcription termination factor Rho → MHVAELKRKSVPELLALAESLQISSVNGLRKQELIFRIEQALLDAETTLYGEGVLEVLPEGYGFLRAQDFNYLHGPDDIYVSPSQVKRFDLRTGDTVMGEVRPPKEWERYLALLKVERINGGDPEQSKLRSAFDNLTAKYPDERIRLERKNGDLSTRVCDIIAPLGKGQRALIVAPPKGGKTILLQQFANAIVENHPEVTLIILLIDERPEEVTDMQASCPQAEVICSTFDESADRHVQVAEMVIEKSKRLVESGKDVVILLDSITRLARAHNAVAPQGGKLMSGGMEATAMQKPKAFFGAARNLVEGGSLTIVATALVETNSRMDELIFEEFKGTGNMELVLDRKLAEKRIFPAIDINKSGTRREELLLTPFEQQRVFLLRTFLADMPSDEALLFLLKRLERAENNQDFFEQMAEA, encoded by the coding sequence GTGCACGTCGCCGAGCTGAAGCGAAAGTCCGTTCCTGAACTGCTGGCGCTCGCCGAGTCCCTGCAGATCAGCAGCGTCAATGGCCTTCGCAAGCAGGAACTCATCTTCCGCATCGAACAGGCTCTGCTCGATGCGGAAACGACGCTCTATGGCGAGGGCGTCCTCGAGGTGCTCCCCGAAGGCTACGGCTTCCTTCGGGCCCAGGACTTCAACTACCTGCACGGCCCCGACGACATCTACGTCTCTCCCTCTCAGGTGAAGCGCTTCGATCTCCGCACCGGCGATACGGTGATGGGCGAAGTCCGCCCACCCAAGGAGTGGGAACGCTATCTCGCGCTCCTCAAGGTGGAGCGCATCAACGGTGGTGACCCCGAGCAGTCCAAATTGCGCAGCGCCTTCGACAACCTGACCGCCAAGTATCCGGACGAGCGCATTCGCCTCGAACGGAAGAACGGGGACCTCTCGACCCGTGTCTGCGACATCATCGCCCCACTCGGCAAGGGACAACGTGCCCTGATCGTCGCCCCTCCCAAGGGTGGCAAGACGATCCTCCTCCAGCAGTTTGCCAACGCGATCGTCGAGAATCATCCGGAGGTCACGCTCATCATCCTGTTGATCGATGAGCGCCCTGAAGAAGTGACCGACATGCAGGCGTCCTGCCCACAGGCCGAGGTGATCTGCTCCACCTTCGACGAATCGGCCGATCGCCACGTCCAGGTGGCGGAGATGGTCATCGAGAAGTCGAAGCGACTCGTGGAGTCCGGCAAGGACGTAGTCATCCTGCTCGATTCCATCACACGCCTCGCCCGCGCGCACAACGCCGTGGCGCCGCAGGGCGGCAAGCTGATGTCGGGCGGCATGGAAGCCACCGCGATGCAGAAGCCGAAGGCGTTCTTTGGTGCGGCACGCAATCTGGTCGAGGGTGGCTCACTCACCATTGTCGCCACCGCCCTCGTCGAGACCAACTCGCGCATGGACGAGCTGATTTTCGAGGAGTTCAAGGGCACCGGCAACATGGAGCTCGTGCTCGATCGCAAACTCGCCGAAAAGCGCATCTTCCCTGCGATCGATATCAACAAGTCGGGCACCCGACGCGAAGAGTTGTTGCTCACACCGTTCGAGCAGCAGCGTGTCTTCCTGCTGCGCACGTTCCTCGCTGATATGCCCAGCGATGAAGCCCTGCTGTTCCTGCTCAAGCGCCTCGAGCGGGCCGAGAACAACCAGGATTTCTTCGAACAGATGGCGGAGGCATAG
- the mltG gene encoding endolytic transglycosylase MltG: protein MMARRSGSRSRWRTISMVGAVVVCASAFALWREVRGSASATDTPARVVVPRGASMRAAADSLAAHNVVGSSRFFRWFAALTGSERAIKPGTYQFAERSAYGQVLDALVTGRGLMRTVVIPEGFDLRDITPLLVKTLGVSEDSVRAAATDTAWLHKLDIPTPTLEGYLFPATYTFPDGTTAREAVTAMLEQFEAQWKPEWTERARAMNLSRHDVMAMASIVEKEARKAEERPLISAVYWNRVKKGMRLQADPTVQYALPQHVERVLFRDLEVDSKYNTYRYAGLPPGPIASPGAASIAAALAPADVPYLYFVARADGSHEFRTTFDEHTRAIAQIRAARRAAEQSKRSPSP, encoded by the coding sequence ATGATGGCTCGTCGTTCGGGTAGTCGATCGCGATGGCGCACCATCAGCATGGTTGGCGCGGTGGTGGTGTGCGCCAGTGCCTTCGCCCTGTGGCGGGAAGTACGTGGGTCGGCGTCAGCGACGGACACACCGGCGCGGGTGGTTGTGCCACGCGGTGCCAGCATGCGGGCCGCCGCCGATTCCCTTGCCGCGCACAATGTGGTGGGGTCGTCACGCTTCTTCCGCTGGTTTGCCGCCCTCACCGGCAGTGAACGTGCGATCAAGCCTGGCACGTACCAATTCGCCGAACGTTCGGCGTACGGACAGGTCCTGGACGCCCTCGTGACCGGCCGCGGCCTCATGCGCACCGTGGTGATTCCTGAGGGGTTCGACCTGCGCGACATCACGCCGCTGCTGGTGAAGACGTTGGGTGTGAGCGAAGACTCGGTGCGGGCCGCCGCCACCGACACGGCATGGTTGCACAAGCTCGACATTCCCACGCCCACGCTCGAGGGATATCTGTTCCCCGCCACGTACACGTTTCCCGACGGCACGACCGCGCGGGAAGCTGTCACGGCCATGCTCGAACAGTTCGAAGCCCAGTGGAAGCCGGAGTGGACCGAGCGTGCACGCGCGATGAATCTCTCGCGCCATGACGTCATGGCGATGGCCAGCATTGTCGAGAAAGAAGCGCGCAAGGCCGAAGAACGGCCGCTCATCAGCGCGGTGTACTGGAACCGCGTGAAAAAAGGGATGCGTCTGCAGGCCGACCCCACGGTGCAGTATGCGCTGCCGCAGCACGTGGAGCGGGTGCTGTTTCGGGATCTCGAAGTCGATTCGAAATACAACACGTACCGATACGCCGGCTTGCCACCCGGTCCGATTGCCTCGCCAGGCGCGGCGTCGATTGCGGCCGCGCTCGCGCCAGCCGACGTGCCGTACCTGTATTTTGTGGCGCGCGCCGACGGCAGCCACGAATTCCGTACGACCTTCGATGAGCACACCCGGGCGATTGCCCAGATCCGAGCCGCGCGCCGCGCCGCGGAACAATCCAAGCGCAGTCCCTCTCCCTGA
- a CDS encoding tetratricopeptide repeat protein codes for MRKPLSPLQAFAADAQGATTRGVPLDHQLLPWLSIAQAADALSSAPRWRLRQDLPHIESLLPEYRGRRPTLTHDAQPAPTESLDQLYERFRSAAEDMELAGCFELAFTTVSAVCRLAIDSGYAALALATVHLGRVARQMNDYDSAEQCYESAVERTIHERDGPLAARGYIGQALIHDMRGNRPAAERLYRKALRAAVFGGGAYVHACQGLMTLSISDNRLADALLFGWKLYDASEQDTETRASALTDLSVVALRAGFFEPAKLGFAQVINMRPAPRALLLALGGAVRAAARLDNTDDIRQLGQAIDTEIARANQPHDAAQVLMYLAEAHWHIGERVAARGALERARVLATTYRYHEYEFRVDAMERDWAASPTLQPSFDEAPVPFSRPSASMRTSIARLTALR; via the coding sequence ATGCGTAAGCCACTGTCTCCATTGCAGGCCTTCGCGGCCGATGCGCAGGGCGCGACCACGCGCGGCGTGCCACTCGATCACCAGCTGCTGCCTTGGCTGTCGATCGCACAGGCGGCCGATGCGTTGTCGAGCGCTCCGCGTTGGCGTCTGCGCCAGGACCTGCCGCATATCGAGTCGTTGCTCCCGGAGTATCGGGGACGTCGACCGACATTGACGCACGACGCACAACCTGCGCCCACCGAGTCGCTGGACCAGTTGTATGAACGGTTCCGGTCGGCCGCTGAGGACATGGAACTCGCAGGCTGCTTCGAACTCGCCTTCACAACCGTGTCGGCGGTCTGTCGGCTGGCGATCGACTCGGGGTACGCGGCGCTGGCGCTGGCCACGGTGCATCTTGGTCGTGTCGCTCGGCAAATGAACGACTATGACAGCGCCGAGCAGTGTTACGAATCGGCAGTCGAACGAACCATCCATGAGCGCGATGGACCGCTCGCGGCACGCGGGTACATCGGTCAGGCACTGATTCACGACATGCGAGGCAATCGACCCGCCGCCGAACGATTATACCGAAAGGCACTCCGTGCCGCGGTGTTCGGCGGCGGGGCCTACGTACATGCGTGTCAGGGGCTCATGACGCTGTCCATCAGCGACAACCGGCTGGCCGACGCGTTGCTCTTCGGCTGGAAGTTGTATGATGCCAGCGAACAGGACACGGAAACGCGTGCCAGTGCGCTCACGGATCTGTCCGTGGTTGCGCTGCGGGCAGGCTTTTTCGAGCCCGCCAAGCTCGGCTTTGCACAGGTCATCAACATGCGCCCGGCCCCCCGTGCGCTGCTCCTGGCTTTGGGCGGAGCGGTGCGCGCGGCAGCAAGACTCGACAATACAGATGATATACGGCAATTGGGGCAGGCCATCGACACGGAAATCGCCCGTGCCAACCAGCCGCATGACGCCGCACAGGTCCTGATGTACCTTGCGGAAGCGCATTGGCACATCGGAGAGCGCGTGGCAGCGCGCGGCGCGCTCGAGCGTGCCCGCGTACTCGCCACCACGTATCGCTATCACGAGTACGAGTTTCGGGTGGATGCGATGGAGCGGGATTGGGCAGCGTCGCCCACCCTGCAGCCGTCGTTTGACGAAGCGCCCGTGCCGTTCTCACGGCCGAGTGCATCGATGCGAACTTCTATCGCTAGACTGACCGCGCTCCGTTAG
- a CDS encoding glycosyltransferase family 4 protein, with protein MSHTVRHLAIEATRLLRERRGISRYVRNVLRELTQQQPHLRFTLFVQRTRDIAAMRDLLDGLHTGLGDWAAVEPISALAHTEADVIWHPWNQVLHANTRAANVVTIHDIAPMLQHDHRWWKIIKRAKYRRRYARSIARADGILTISQFTRDEVLERFPASAEKLSVTLLAADDLALSAPDDASALQRSDCDDGFFLSVGGQEARKNLSTLYAAMDRLWARGVRVPLVQCGPGLSKETRAIQGRAPWLRHIGYVTDAQLVTLYRRTTALVFPSRYEGFGLPVLEAMRSGAPVVCSTASSLPEVSGAAALSVAWNDVEALTRAMHRIVDDAALRDDLRARGLVQASGFSWARTASETFDAMQRAVERHRARSSPRTWRSTVQPMTRPIVHALAQMTQTPRLSPLAHRTVVRTATRLHEAPDR; from the coding sequence GTGTCGCACACTGTCCGTCATCTCGCGATCGAAGCCACTCGCCTGCTGCGTGAACGACGCGGGATCAGCCGATATGTGCGAAACGTTTTGCGGGAGTTGACGCAACAGCAACCCCATCTGCGCTTCACCCTGTTCGTGCAACGAACCCGGGACATCGCCGCGATGCGAGACCTGTTGGACGGACTGCACACCGGTCTCGGTGACTGGGCCGCTGTGGAGCCGATCAGTGCATTGGCGCACACGGAGGCCGACGTGATATGGCATCCGTGGAATCAGGTGCTCCACGCGAATACCCGGGCTGCCAATGTCGTCACCATTCATGACATTGCGCCGATGCTGCAGCACGATCATCGGTGGTGGAAGATCATCAAGCGCGCCAAATATCGTCGACGGTATGCGCGCAGCATCGCGCGCGCGGACGGTATCCTCACCATCTCGCAGTTCACACGCGACGAAGTCCTCGAACGCTTTCCCGCTTCCGCCGAAAAGCTGTCGGTGACATTGCTGGCAGCAGATGATCTCGCCCTGTCGGCGCCGGATGATGCGAGCGCGCTGCAGCGCAGCGATTGCGACGACGGATTTTTTCTGTCGGTCGGTGGTCAGGAAGCACGCAAGAATCTGTCGACGCTGTATGCCGCCATGGATCGCCTGTGGGCGCGCGGGGTTCGCGTACCCCTGGTGCAATGTGGGCCAGGTCTCTCGAAGGAGACGCGCGCCATACAGGGTCGTGCGCCATGGCTGCGTCACATCGGCTATGTCACCGACGCACAACTGGTGACACTGTATCGCCGCACCACCGCGCTGGTCTTTCCGTCTCGATACGAAGGGTTCGGCCTGCCAGTCCTCGAAGCCATGCGCAGCGGGGCACCGGTGGTGTGCTCGACGGCGAGTTCATTGCCCGAAGTGAGCGGCGCAGCGGCGTTGAGTGTGGCATGGAACGACGTCGAGGCACTCACCAGGGCGATGCACCGAATCGTCGACGATGCGGCACTGCGCGACGACTTGCGTGCGCGCGGACTGGTACAGGCGTCGGGATTTTCATGGGCCCGCACGGCGAGTGAAACCTTCGACGCCATGCAACGCGCCGTCGAACGGCATCGGGCGAGGAGCTCACCACGCACATGGCGTTCGACCGTGCAGCCAATGACACGCCCGATCGTGCACGCGCTGGCGCAGATGACGCAGACACCACGGCTATCGCCGCTGGCACACCGCACAGTAGTACGTACTGCGACCCGCTTGCACGAGGCGCCGGATCGCTGA
- the ruvX gene encoding Holliday junction resolvase RuvX, with protein MSTPVGRLLAVDWGDKRIGLAVSDELGMLASPAGVIARRAGKRPPIAEIMRQAEALGVSGYIFGLPLDPGGDETDRSREVREVAGKLATRQPLPVRLVDERFTTSAALRSIREQGGSTRGRKGDVDALAACVLLEGVLRASSQGVTVGEAVTATASDPAAGRGEEEVS; from the coding sequence ATGTCGACGCCCGTCGGGCGCCTGCTGGCAGTGGACTGGGGAGACAAGCGTATTGGTCTCGCGGTCAGCGATGAACTAGGAATGCTCGCCTCACCGGCCGGCGTGATTGCACGACGCGCCGGCAAGCGGCCGCCGATCGCCGAAATCATGCGTCAGGCGGAAGCACTGGGCGTCAGCGGATACATCTTCGGCCTGCCCCTCGATCCAGGCGGCGACGAAACGGATCGATCCCGCGAAGTGCGTGAGGTGGCTGGCAAACTGGCCACACGGCAGCCCCTGCCGGTGCGCCTCGTCGACGAACGCTTCACGACCTCCGCCGCGCTGCGCAGCATCCGGGAACAGGGTGGCAGCACGCGTGGTCGTAAGGGAGATGTCGACGCCCTCGCAGCCTGTGTGCTGCTGGAGGGGGTCCTGCGGGCGTCCAGCCAAGGCGTCACGGTGGGCGAGGCTGTCACTGCGACGGCATCTGATCCAGCAGCAGGCCGTGGTGAGGAGGAAGTGTCATGA
- a CDS encoding class I SAM-dependent rRNA methyltransferase codes for MTPRPPRHDSSSRPRGARPSGHRGASGRGGAARSADPVIEGEVAVVNRRGAQRIRNGHPWVFRSDLERAPAVAAGFVRVEEYTGAPLGFALWSPQSEISLRHVSADASRAPDAAWWHEQLRTAIARRAPLATESNAYRLVHGEGDGLPSLVVDRYGDALVVQLLSAGVNAWTETIVASLQELTGCTGILARNDPAARDREGLPREVRLLHGDVPRVIEVVEHGVRYLAAPWDGQKTGAFLDQRENRVLIGSLARGRALDCFAYHGSFALHLADRAEHVTAVDISAPALARVHEHAQRNGLTNIEPVEGDAFDVLRAWYREGRRFDTIVVDPPAFAKNRNAIEGALRGYKDINLQAMRLLAPGGLLFTASCSFHLSRGLFFEMLQEASADSGRRFALRAITGQPLDHPELITVPETGYLKGALLEAMG; via the coding sequence GTGACTCCCCGCCCACCGCGCCACGATTCATCGTCCCGTCCGCGCGGTGCGCGTCCCTCAGGCCATCGCGGAGCATCCGGTCGCGGCGGTGCGGCGCGCTCGGCCGATCCCGTGATCGAAGGCGAAGTGGCCGTGGTCAATCGCCGTGGGGCTCAGCGCATCCGCAACGGACATCCGTGGGTGTTCCGCTCCGATCTCGAGCGAGCGCCTGCCGTCGCCGCCGGTTTCGTGCGTGTTGAGGAGTACACAGGTGCGCCGCTGGGCTTTGCGCTCTGGAGCCCCCAGTCCGAGATCTCGCTGCGCCACGTGAGTGCGGATGCCTCGCGCGCACCGGATGCGGCGTGGTGGCACGAGCAGTTGCGAACGGCCATTGCCCGACGGGCCCCGCTGGCGACGGAATCGAACGCCTATCGCCTGGTGCATGGCGAAGGCGACGGACTGCCGTCGCTGGTCGTCGATCGGTACGGCGATGCGCTGGTCGTGCAGTTGCTGTCGGCGGGCGTTAATGCCTGGACGGAAACCATCGTGGCATCACTGCAGGAGCTCACGGGATGCACCGGAATTCTCGCGCGCAACGATCCGGCTGCGCGGGATCGTGAGGGGCTGCCACGCGAAGTCCGGTTGTTGCACGGCGACGTGCCCCGCGTGATCGAAGTGGTTGAGCACGGCGTGCGCTATCTCGCCGCGCCCTGGGACGGGCAAAAGACCGGTGCATTCCTCGATCAACGCGAAAATCGTGTCCTGATTGGCAGTCTGGCACGAGGTCGCGCACTGGATTGTTTCGCGTACCATGGATCTTTCGCGTTGCATCTCGCAGATCGCGCCGAACATGTCACGGCCGTCGACATCTCGGCACCCGCCTTGGCACGTGTGCATGAACATGCGCAACGCAACGGACTCACCAACATCGAGCCCGTGGAAGGCGATGCCTTCGATGTCCTGCGTGCGTGGTATCGCGAAGGCCGCCGCTTCGACACCATCGTGGTCGACCCACCCGCGTTTGCGAAGAATCGCAACGCCATCGAGGGGGCCCTGCGCGGGTACAAGGACATCAACCTGCAGGCTATGCGGCTGCTCGCGCCGGGCGGACTGCTGTTCACCGCCTCGTGCAGTTTTCACCTGTCCCGCGGACTGTTTTTCGAGATGCTGCAGGAAGCATCGGCCGACAGTGGCCGACGCTTCGCGTTGCGCGCCATCACCGGACAACCGCTCGATCATCCCGAATTGATCACGGTGCCGGAGACCGGATATCTCAAAGGCGCCCTGCTGGAAGCCATGGGCTGA
- a CDS encoding NAD(P)-dependent oxidoreductase encodes MATIAYLGTGLLGSGFIEAALGRGDSVTVWNRTPAKAAALVAFGATVASTPADAVRGAERVHLVLKDDAVVEEVIAALRPGLSADAIIVDHTTTQPVLTAERAARLSADGVNYLHCPVFIGPAAARQGQGIIMASGAQALFDAVRPALEQQAQRVVYWGERTDLAAAYKLMGNAFIIGLGALVADVFTIAAGSDVEAPDALKLLEFFNPGSMLQNRGRKMSEGDFEASFELVMARKDVRLMQETAGPRPLAALPSIAARMDEVIAQGHGAEDFGVIARDALRR; translated from the coding sequence ATGGCCACCATCGCGTATCTCGGCACGGGGCTGCTCGGCTCCGGCTTTATCGAAGCGGCACTCGGTCGCGGCGATTCCGTCACCGTCTGGAATCGCACGCCTGCCAAGGCTGCTGCCCTCGTCGCCTTCGGGGCGACCGTCGCATCGACGCCGGCCGACGCCGTACGCGGTGCGGAACGTGTCCACCTCGTGCTCAAGGACGACGCCGTCGTCGAAGAGGTGATCGCGGCCCTGCGCCCCGGGCTCTCGGCCGACGCCATCATCGTGGACCACACCACGACCCAGCCGGTGCTGACCGCCGAACGGGCCGCGCGGCTCTCGGCGGACGGGGTGAACTACCTGCATTGTCCCGTCTTCATTGGTCCGGCCGCGGCACGGCAGGGGCAGGGCATCATCATGGCATCGGGCGCCCAGGCGCTGTTCGACGCCGTCCGACCCGCCCTCGAGCAGCAGGCGCAGCGGGTGGTCTATTGGGGCGAGCGCACCGATCTGGCAGCGGCATACAAGCTGATGGGCAACGCCTTCATCATTGGATTGGGCGCTTTGGTGGCCGATGTGTTCACGATCGCGGCTGGCAGCGACGTGGAGGCCCCGGACGCGCTCAAGCTGCTGGAGTTCTTCAATCCCGGCAGCATGCTGCAGAACCGGGGCCGGAAGATGTCGGAGGGGGATTTCGAAGCCAGCTTCGAGCTGGTGATGGCCCGCAAGGACGTTCGTCTCATGCAGGAGACGGCCGGACCACGTCCGCTGGCGGCTCTGCCCTCGATCGCGGCCCGGATGGACGAGGTGATCGCGCAGGGGCACGGCGCCGAAGACTTCGGGGTGATTGCCCGGGACGCGCTGCGCCGCTAG
- a CDS encoding glycosyltransferase family 2 protein produces the protein MMRFPPTAISLLVSTYNWPRALELVLGSVRRQRTLPHEVVIADDGSGEETRAVIERETRSFPVPIQHVWHEDTGFRLAAIRNKAIAAARGEYIVQIDGDILLHPHFFEGHAQFAQRGAWAQGSRALLGRDCTARLMAGDECPLGVFTNDLNGRPNAFYAPWITPFVRGPRDGMKRIRGAHMAFWRDDLVRVNGYDEEIEGWGREDSELATRLINAGVRRRNIKFSAVAYHLWHQPANFDNVERNHERLVRTREQQLTRAARGLDHYLPSSTTSAL, from the coding sequence ATGATGCGTTTCCCGCCGACCGCAATCTCGCTTCTCGTTTCGACCTACAATTGGCCACGTGCGCTGGAGTTGGTGCTGGGATCAGTACGCCGCCAGCGCACACTGCCGCATGAAGTCGTCATTGCCGACGACGGGTCAGGAGAAGAAACCCGCGCCGTCATTGAGCGGGAAACCCGGTCATTTCCCGTGCCGATCCAGCACGTGTGGCATGAAGACACGGGATTCCGACTGGCAGCCATCCGCAACAAGGCCATCGCGGCAGCACGTGGCGAGTACATCGTGCAAATCGATGGCGACATCCTGCTGCACCCGCACTTCTTCGAAGGGCATGCACAGTTCGCACAACGCGGAGCATGGGCACAGGGTTCTCGTGCGCTGCTTGGGCGTGACTGCACGGCTAGACTCATGGCCGGCGATGAGTGTCCGCTCGGTGTGTTCACGAATGACTTGAACGGTCGCCCCAATGCCTTCTACGCGCCCTGGATCACACCATTCGTTCGTGGGCCGCGTGACGGCATGAAACGTATCCGCGGTGCGCACATGGCGTTCTGGCGTGATGATCTCGTGCGCGTGAATGGCTACGACGAAGAGATCGAGGGCTGGGGGCGCGAAGACAGTGAGCTGGCGACGCGCCTGATCAACGCCGGGGTGCGCCGGCGGAACATCAAGTTCAGTGCGGTTGCCTACCATCTGTGGCACCAGCCAGCGAACTTCGACAATGTCGAGCGCAATCACGAGCGACTGGTCCGCACGCGTGAGCAACAACTCACGCGCGCGGCGCGCGGCCTCGACCACTATCTCCCGTCTTCCACCACCTCCGCACTGTGA